In a genomic window of Methylovirgula sp. 4M-Z18:
- a CDS encoding ribokinase — translation MIVVFGSINIDLVTRATKIPGPGETVAGPIYEKIPGGKGANQALAARRAGADVVLVGAVGADDFATHALSLLKADGVDLHHVATVDQATGAAFITVDPQGENAIVVAAGANDYAQARQLADVAIDDKTVLLLQREVPDAEGEAAARLAKSKGARVILNLAPAGAISESYLRLLDVLIMNEHEAVSLAAALGLPADVRSDPESVARTIDQTYGVPCVVTLGANGAVGWTGGVCRAADAIKVKVVDTTAAGDTFAGAFAAALERGAHFSLALQYGIVAGGLACTKQGAQTSVPYARDIESVVQERLKEDFIPGTATPSP, via the coding sequence ATGATCGTTGTCTTTGGTTCGATCAATATCGACCTCGTCACGCGCGCCACAAAGATTCCGGGGCCCGGCGAAACCGTGGCCGGCCCGATTTACGAAAAAATCCCCGGTGGCAAGGGCGCCAACCAGGCACTCGCCGCGCGGCGGGCGGGGGCCGACGTTGTGCTGGTCGGCGCGGTCGGCGCGGACGATTTTGCGACACATGCGTTGTCGTTGTTGAAAGCCGACGGCGTCGATTTGCACCATGTCGCGACGGTGGATCAAGCGACCGGTGCGGCCTTCATCACGGTCGATCCGCAGGGCGAAAATGCGATCGTCGTGGCTGCAGGGGCGAATGATTACGCGCAAGCCCGGCAACTCGCCGATGTGGCGATCGACGACAAGACGGTTTTGCTCCTGCAGCGCGAAGTGCCCGACGCCGAAGGCGAAGCCGCGGCACGTCTCGCCAAGAGTAAGGGCGCGCGCGTCATCCTCAATCTCGCGCCGGCCGGCGCGATTTCGGAAAGCTATTTGCGCCTGCTCGACGTATTGATCATGAACGAGCATGAAGCCGTATCGCTTGCGGCAGCACTCGGCTTGCCGGCGGATGTGCGCAGCGATCCCGAAAGCGTCGCGCGGACGATCGATCAGACCTATGGCGTTCCGTGCGTGGTGACGCTGGGCGCGAATGGTGCCGTCGGCTGGACCGGCGGCGTGTGCCGGGCCGCCGATGCGATCAAGGTGAAGGTGGTCGACACCACCGCGGCGGGCGATACGTTCGCCGGCGCCTTCGCCGCAGCGCTGGAGCGCGGCGCGCATTTCAGCCTCGCCCTGCAATACGGGATCGTCGCGGGCGGGCTCGCGTGCACCAAGCAGGGCGCGCAGACGAGCGTGCCTTACGCGCGCGACATCGAAAGCGTCGTGCAGGAGAGGCTGAAAGAGGATTTCATCCCGGGCACCGCGACCCCTTCTCCCTGA
- a CDS encoding 2-dehydro-3-deoxy-6-phosphogalactonate aldolase: MSSAAGDLEARYRASFAQLPIVAILRGLRPEESVAIGEALVEAGINLLEVPLNSPDPFTSIGLLAKALDGRALVGAGTVYTMDEVEKVAASGGKLIVSPNTNPDVIKCSREQGLISLPGFFTPTEAAAALAAGAHALKLFPGEGASKAYVKALQAILPKGTQMLLVGGVSVDNIADWRDHVDGFGIGSAIYKPGITPAEIGGKARALIAAYRGTR; encoded by the coding sequence ATGTCTTCCGCCGCCGGCGATCTTGAGGCGCGCTATCGCGCCTCTTTCGCGCAACTGCCGATCGTCGCGATCCTGCGCGGCCTGCGGCCGGAGGAATCCGTCGCGATCGGCGAGGCGTTGGTCGAGGCCGGCATCAATCTTTTGGAAGTGCCGCTCAACTCGCCCGATCCCTTCACCTCCATCGGTCTCCTGGCCAAAGCCCTGGACGGCCGCGCGCTCGTCGGTGCGGGCACAGTCTATACGATGGACGAAGTGGAAAAAGTCGCGGCGAGCGGCGGCAAGCTCATTGTGTCGCCCAATACCAATCCCGACGTGATCAAATGTTCGCGCGAACAGGGGCTGATCTCTCTGCCGGGATTCTTCACGCCGACCGAGGCCGCCGCAGCGCTGGCGGCCGGCGCGCACGCCTTGAAGCTGTTCCCCGGCGAAGGCGCGAGCAAAGCCTATGTGAAGGCGCTGCAGGCCATTTTGCCCAAAGGCACGCAGATGCTGCTTGTTGGCGGCGTGTCGGTCGATAATATTGCCGACTGGCGCGACCATGTGGACGGTTTCGGCATCGGCTCGGCCATTTACAAGCCAGGCATCACGCCGGCTGAAATTGGGGGGAAGGCGCGCGCGTTGATCGCCGCCTATCGCGGAACGAGGTGA
- a CDS encoding SDR family NAD(P)-dependent oxidoreductase, with protein sequence MTNSPRAIATYPDLKDKCVVITGGGTGIGAAITTRFAEQGAKVGFIDIKQDESKELESSLAASGHQVHFEHADLTSIDALRKAIANVRAAFGPVAVLINNAAHDQRHKTEDVTPEYWDERFAVNLRHQFFAAQAVLPDMVAANSGSIINFGSTSWMVGQGGMAAYTAAKSGVLGLTRSLARDYGQYNIRVNAIAPGWIMTERQKTLWLTPEGDKELMSRQCLKRHLLPDEIARATLFFASDEASACTNQQYVVDGGWI encoded by the coding sequence ATGACGAATAGCCCGCGCGCGATTGCGACCTATCCCGACTTGAAAGATAAATGCGTCGTGATCACCGGCGGCGGTACCGGCATCGGAGCGGCGATCACGACGCGCTTCGCCGAGCAGGGTGCGAAAGTCGGTTTCATCGATATCAAGCAAGATGAGTCGAAGGAGCTTGAAAGCTCGCTCGCTGCTTCCGGCCATCAGGTGCATTTCGAACATGCGGATTTGACCAGTATCGATGCGCTGCGCAAGGCGATCGCCAATGTTCGCGCGGCATTCGGTCCGGTCGCGGTGCTCATCAACAATGCGGCGCATGATCAGCGGCACAAGACCGAGGACGTGACGCCGGAATATTGGGACGAGCGTTTCGCGGTCAATCTGCGGCACCAGTTCTTTGCGGCGCAGGCAGTGCTGCCGGACATGGTCGCGGCCAATAGCGGCTCGATCATCAATTTTGGCTCGACCTCGTGGATGGTCGGCCAAGGCGGCATGGCCGCCTATACCGCGGCGAAATCCGGTGTGCTCGGCCTCACCCGGTCGCTTGCCCGCGACTATGGCCAGTACAATATCCGCGTGAATGCGATCGCGCCCGGCTGGATCATGACCGAGCGGCAGAAGACCCTGTGGTTGACGCCGGAAGGCGACAAGGAACTGATGTCGCGCCAATGCTTGAAGCGCCATCTCCTGCCGGACGAAATCGCGCGGGCCACGCTGTTCTTCGCCTCCGACGAGGCGAGCGCCTGCACCAATCAGCAATATGTGGTCGACGGGGGATGGATCTGA